Within the Gammaproteobacteria bacterium genome, the region GGCGTAAATAGGCAACGCCCTTGTCGGTCGAACCCAGATTTTCGGCCGCGTGCGAATTGATCGGGCCCTGCGAGACCTGTGCCTCGTAATCGTTCGGATGGCGCTGTCGATACTCGTAGGGTTCGACCCCGGTCTGCCCCGGAAAATCGACCATGTTTTTGCCGCATTCTTCGCGCTTGCCGTGACCCTCGGGATCGATGCCATCGCCAAAACTGCGCCACGAGATAATCATGCAATGGTCGTCGTCGTGAGGAATGGTCCACTTGGTGATACTGGCGCGTTTGAAGTACTTTTCTTCGCGGCCGGTTTCCCACCATGCGCCCACCTGGCTGAAAGAAGGCGATATTGTTTCCTGCGAGCGCACCCAGATCATGTCGTCGACCCGGTAGGTTAAAGTGGCATAAACCTTATGCTCTTTTTCGTAGAATTTGGTGACTGGTGCGATACCCCAGGTATCGCCGAAATGAATATCGGTAACCCGCGCATGCAAAAAAACAGTGTGCCATGGATCCATCGTGTTTTCGCAGATTTGCAGCCAGTTACAGGGATAGTCGATCGAATACGGCACCATTTCGACATCGGGCAACTGCGTCGTGTCATAGCGCGGGAAGTCCGGCTTTTCCTCCGGCGGGCCCAGGTAGGCAAAAATCAGGCCCTGGTACTCGACCACCGGGTAAGCACCGTGGCAAAGCTTCGATTTACCTTCCATCGACTGGGCAGGCATTTCCAGGATGGTGCCATCCGCGTCGTACAACCAGCCGTGGTAACAGCAGCGCAACCCGCGTTCCTCGATGACGCCGAATTCGAGCGAGGCATTACGATGGCTGCAGTGCAGATGCAACAGGCCGTACTGCCCCGACTTGTCCCTGTAGGCCACCAGGTCTTCGCCGAGAATACGAATTCGCCTGGGAATATCGGTCAGTTCCTGGGTCATAACCACGGGAATCCAGAAACGGCGGAAGTATTCGCCACAGGGCGTACCGGGGCCCACGTGCGTGAGTTCGCTATCCTCCGGCGGCCGCTTCGCCCTGTCGTATCCCCTGAATGGACCCTGCTTTAACGATCGCCGTTGTTTGGCTACTTCAGCGTATTCCTTGAAAGCCGTGTCATTGGCCATTAACGCCCCCCCGAACCGTTAAAATTCAAACCACCAAGCATAATGCCGCCAGCCATCCTTGCCTACTAGGCAATCCCTGCAGTCCTGTACAGACTTTCACCCATCCGCGTGGGTGATTTCCCTCATTACGCACAACCGTTGTGCTCTGCATAATGAATCCTGTGCGCATTATTCCCGCAAAACGTCGTTGTCATCGATGAGCCCGTCTGAATCCGACCGTATCGTCAACGGCATCTGTCCGCATGATTGCCCGGATGCCTGCGGCATGCAGACCCGGGTGCGCGACGGTCGTGCCGTCGAGGTCGAGGCCGATGCCGGGCACCCGGTAACCGCCGGCTGGTTGTGCGCCAAGGTCGCGCCTTATCTCGAACGCGTTTACCATCCGCGACGCCTGCGCGTGCCGCTCAGGCGAGTCGGCGCACGCGGCTCGAACCAATGGCAGGAAATCAGCTGGCCAGCAGCAATCGACGAAATCAGCCAACGCTGGCGGGGAATTATTGACGAATACGGTGCCGAGGCGATTCTCCCCTATAGCTACAGCGGCACCCTGGGGCTGGTACAGATGACCGTCGCCAGTGCGCGTTTCTGGAATCGACTCGGCGCCAGCCAGTTAGAGCGTTCGATCTGCATGGCGGCTACCCGCCACGCGGTGCGTGCTACCCTCGGTGCGCGCATGAGCCCACCCTATCACCACGTGCTCGACTCGAAGTTACTCGTGTTCTGGGGTCATAATCCAGTCAGCACCGCGCCGCACCTGATGCCCTTCGTACACAGGGCTCAAAAACAGGGCTGCAAACTGGTCGTCATCGACCCGCTGCGTTCGCGTTCGGTGCGCCATTGCGATTTGCACCTGCAACCCCTGCCCGGCACCGACCTGGCGCTCGCGCTGGGCGTGGCCCGGGAACTCATCGTCAATGGGGATCACGACCCGCACTGGCTGCAGCAACACGCCCACGGCTGGGAACAGTTTCACCAGCATGTCATGTCTTACGACCTCGAACGCGTCGCACAAATAACTGCTGTTCCAGCAGCGCAAATCGAACAGTTTGCGCGATTTTATGGTCAACTCAAGCCGTCGATGATCCGCCTCGGAGATGCGGTCAATCGTAACCGACAGGGTGGCCAGACGGTACGCGCAATCGCCTGCCTGCCCGCCCTCACCGGGCAATACGGGGTTCGTGGTGGGGGCTTGAGTTGTTCCACCGGCGACTACTTTCAATGGGATGACGAGGCGATCAACCGCTGGCAGAACTGCCCACCAGCCGGGCGCCTGGTCAATATGAACCGCCTCGGCGCGGCGCTTCGCGGCGAAGTAACCGATCCACCGATTCAGTCCCTGTTCGTATTCTGCGCCAACCCGATGGTCTCGGCACCCAACACGGGGGTTGTCAAGAAGGGGCTCGAACGAGAAGATTTGTTCACCGTGGTGCACGATTTATTCCTCACCGACACCGCGCGCTACGCCGATATCGTGCTGCCCGCGACCTCGCAGCTAGAACATACCGATCTGCATCGCGGTTACGGTCATACCCTGCTCGGTTACAACCACCCGGCGATTGCGCCGCTCGGGGAATCGAAAAGCAACTGGGAAGTCATGCAGCTATTGTCGAAAGCAATGGGTTTCAAAGATTCCTGGCTGTTTGAGTCGGCGGACGAAGTGATCGATGGGGTATTACAGGCCACCCGGGCAACAACCGACAGGCTCGCCGATACCTCGCTTGAAACCCTGCAGCAAAACGCGCAGGTCGCCTTTGCCAGCGCGGACGAGGTGCCGTTTGCAGGTGGACGCTTTGCAACACCGAGCGCTAAAATCGAACTCTACTGCGAAGCCTACGCCGAGATCGGGCTATCGCCGTTGCCCGAATGGCAGGCAGTCGATGACGACCTCGACGCCGAGCAGGAAACATCATTGCAACTGGTTTCACCGGCGGCGCATCATTTCGTCAATTCGAGCATGGCCAATGTTGCCAGCCTGCAACGGCGAGAAAAAACGCCGCGAGTACTGATTAATCCCGTCGATGCGGCGCCCCGGAAGATCGTGGATACCCAGCAGGTGCGGCTGCGCAACCGCCGTGGCTACTGCATTCGAAGCGCCTGTGTC harbors:
- a CDS encoding Rieske 2Fe-2S domain-containing protein — its product is MANDTAFKEYAEVAKQRRSLKQGPFRGYDRAKRPPEDSELTHVGPGTPCGEYFRRFWIPVVMTQELTDIPRRIRILGEDLVAYRDKSGQYGLLHLHCSHRNASLEFGVIEERGLRCCYHGWLYDADGTILEMPAQSMEGKSKLCHGAYPVVEYQGLIFAYLGPPEEKPDFPRYDTTQLPDVEMVPYSIDYPCNWLQICENTMDPWHTVFLHARVTDIHFGDTWGIAPVTKFYEKEHKVYATLTYRVDDMIWVRSQETISPSFSQVGAWWETGREEKYFKRASITKWTIPHDDDHCMIISWRSFGDGIDPEGHGKREECGKNMVDFPGQTGVEPYEYRQRHPNDYEAQVSQGPINSHAAENLGSTDKGVAYLRHKLRRGIRMVQEGKPLPQSERVGDEWLTHTQDTVLPIPPHSEDDEKLLEEVTDAVMSVVFAGDRYSGSERADYIVGELKKIKHDPRFNQGSG
- a CDS encoding molybdopterin-dependent oxidoreductase, which encodes MSPSESDRIVNGICPHDCPDACGMQTRVRDGRAVEVEADAGHPVTAGWLCAKVAPYLERVYHPRRLRVPLRRVGARGSNQWQEISWPAAIDEISQRWRGIIDEYGAEAILPYSYSGTLGLVQMTVASARFWNRLGASQLERSICMAATRHAVRATLGARMSPPYHHVLDSKLLVFWGHNPVSTAPHLMPFVHRAQKQGCKLVVIDPLRSRSVRHCDLHLQPLPGTDLALALGVARELIVNGDHDPHWLQQHAHGWEQFHQHVMSYDLERVAQITAVPAAQIEQFARFYGQLKPSMIRLGDAVNRNRQGGQTVRAIACLPALTGQYGVRGGGLSCSTGDYFQWDDEAINRWQNCPPAGRLVNMNRLGAALRGEVTDPPIQSLFVFCANPMVSAPNTGVVKKGLEREDLFTVVHDLFLTDTARYADIVLPATSQLEHTDLHRGYGHTLLGYNHPAIAPLGESKSNWEVMQLLSKAMGFKDSWLFESADEVIDGVLQATRATTDRLADTSLETLQQNAQVAFASADEVPFAGGRFATPSAKIELYCEAYAEIGLSPLPEWQAVDDDLDAEQETSLQLVSPAAHHFVNSSMANVASLQRREKTPRVLINPVDAAPRKIVDTQQVRLRNRRGYCIRSACVSDLVRPGVAIAVNGFWAPGDEPVTVNWTTSDELADVAGQSTFQSNRVWVEPADQA